The Coffea arabica cultivar ET-39 chromosome 9c, Coffea Arabica ET-39 HiFi, whole genome shotgun sequence nucleotide sequence TAACATATCCTACTATAGATGCTGTTTGTATTGTGATTTTGGATGTTTTCCCAATGAGTTACACTTTCTTTTCTGCGTCACACATGTGGGATACTTAGGATTTGGAACTGTTATGAATTTCTTAGGTATTCTTATATACTTTTTTGAGGATTTGTAtgaatttcttaatttttacATATgatatgagttttttttttcttttaatcaacTGATCTTTATGTATGTCTCACGATGTCTGTTTGTCATGTTTGTGTTTTGTGTGTTCTTTATGTTCTGGGATTTGTTGGTTTTGGAGTTGCTGTTTTTGTTTGGTgctttttagttgaattgtttcCTTGTTCTGTAATAAAAGTGTGGAAGTTGACAttatttctcctttttttttttcccactgAATGAAGCCTGGTTGCTCAAGCGAACTTCCAAAAGTGAACGTGTCAGAAGCTCAGCTTATTCAGATCAAGGTATGATCTTTCTACTCTCTTTCTATCTACACTTGTTTTCCTGGTAACACGGTGATAGCACCATAACACGGTGATAGTTTTCTGTGGCCAGGGATTTTATGTGCAGTTTCTTAATCCTTTGGTCTTTTTGATTACTGGCTTGTTCGTCGGGGCTACCTATGTAGGATTCATTCATTGGATTCTTGAAGTACTTGATTTATACTAGTCTGATTAGATTTTTGGATTGATGTCAATAGGTTGAAGTGGCATGTTGATGGTCCACTAAACtagagaaaaatgaagaagataaAGTGGTCTTCAGATTTCCTTATTTATTGAATCTAATTATATATGCTTAAAAGGATTTGGGTGCAATGACAATTTGTAACTAAGAATTTGGTGTATCTATTTTCTGGACATCTTGCTCCTCTTGTTTTATTTAAGGGGTGCACAGTGAGTGGTTGATCTCTTATGCATATAAGGCCGTGTTTCTAGTAAATTCACTTCAAGTGGATTTTCTTTCAACAAAATCTTCCCTTAAAATCTTGCATATGTAAGTTAAATCAACCTCAGTCTTGGTTGAATGGTTCAGTATGAGTGTTGTACCATGAAAATCAGTAACATTTATTTAGCATCTTTGTGAAGATTAAAGCTGCAAGGGTACTTTTGCATACTGAATAAGGTAGAAACAAAAGTATAAGCATTGTAGTTTAAATACTAAACCATGTTTTTTTGCTCTGACTAGATTCCTTATGAGGCATATGCCTTGTATAGGTTGCATTTTTGGAGGAAAGTTCTTTTGGGTTTTTTTGGAAGAATATTCCCTTAACACATTTCCCTACCACCATTTTACCTCATACGCATTACATCTCAAGACAGCGTTGGTGTtatttttctgaaaaaaaaaactccaataACTCATAAAGCGGAATCCAAGTTGGAGCTTAGAAACCCCGAACAAAATCCAATGTCTCTATTTACCTAAACAGGATTAAAGCCTACAAAAGAGATCTGACACTAATGTTATGTGTAAGTTTCTTGAATGCTgatctgcattttttttttggttctggAGTGGATAAAATGATTGATGTTACTTACTTTGGATTGACCTAGGATACCCTTTCATTGTGCATATTATATGTTTTTCGAGGTTTGATCAGGTCAAGCTAAAGTTTTgtattgtgtatttttttctgATGATCTTGATTGATATATAAATCCTATTTTGGTTACAATGCGTTTAGACACCATGCAGTGTTTGGGGTAGTTTAGCATTTTCAGCATGCCTATTGCTTCAAATGAAAATTAAGGTAGCAAAGAGGTAACTGCATAGCCATCAACTTAGGAATTATTTCCTTATTGTTTAAGTTTGAAAGTCAGTCAGACAGTATTCATGAGACTCTATAGCCCTACAAGGGGCTGGAAAGGATTTTGATTTCTAGTTCACTTTGTTTTTTCTGGGGCTTGTTGTTCATGTGAATGGTGCCATGTGTTTTTTCTGGGGCTTGTTGTTCATGTGAATGGTGCCATGCAGCTCAACTAAATAGAATTTCCAATGTCAACAGAAGTAAATGAGTTTATACTACTTATTAATAGAAGCTAAAACAGATAGGAAAATAACGAAATGGGGGCGCAGCATTGTATAGAATTATTAATTCTGattatgtttttgacttttatcTAATTTATAATCAAAGATAATGATTGGCAATCGTTTATTAGCATGGAAGATGACTTGATTCACATTATATTTGCACCATTcaacataaaaataaaacttcaatataagaacaaaatttCATGGAAGATTATGGTTATTGGCTTGGCAACACTAACTCTGTAGGAAAAGGGTCATTTTTCTTGACAAAGAGTTATGGTTTTAATATGCTTCTTTAAGGATATATTGCTCCATTCTGAGACCCTCAAAGCTGGATTTTGTGTGTTCCTCTTTGTACATGtgcatttgcatgatatttcgcCATAGTAGTGTTGGATTATGAAATTTATGAGTCAGTCAGAAGTTGCCCACTACTTGTATTCATAAAGTTAACTCCTATGACGGCTAATGGGCAGTGCACCATTGTTGAATATGTGGTTAAGTTGTCATCATTAAGGCACTTCTTGTTTCTAGTGCAGATCACTAGTGATGGCTTATGGACGTGGAATGAGTCTGAATACAATGAAATCAATGGTCTTGAGGGCCGATATGCTGATGGAAAATCAGAAGTTGAAAGTGCGAATGGAGACGAGCCTACTATTTTATCTGCAAAGTTAGGGTTGGACTGGCTTACTTCTGGTGCTATTAGGGATAAATCTCCATTGAAGTTATGGAGGActtatggtgaatttttggaatcTCAAGCAGAAGGCTCTACAGTGGGTGAAGGTTTGGAACAATCTGCAGATGATGGTGTCCACAAAATCAACAAAGATGCATCACATAGTAGGTTTTACATGTCACCAAAAGAATCACTTAAAGCAGCAATTGTTCACCTGGGCAGAAAATGGCATGGGCGGGTATCTTTCCTCTGGAGAATTGTAAAACGAATTCTTGGAGGTTTATGGGTGAGCTTTgactaaaaatttatttttttatttattttttgtgttggTGGAAACTTTGTTATGAATTATGGGAGTCTTGTCTTGTAAAGATATAGAGACTTGCATGTGGTTTTGGCCTtaatctctctttcttttctcatgTTTTCTTAAGGCAGAAAAAAATGTCCACAGTATGAGTTTACTTGCCAAAACTTTGTATGATGCGCTGAGAGTTTCAGTTCATCGTGAAAATAATCAAGGGAAAATTATTTTGGTCAGATGAATTACATTTTTGCTTTGACCTTGTGTGGTAATGGAGGTTCGCTCTCCAACTCTTAAATTACAAAGACTGTTGTTTTGGATGTCAATGGTTTGGCATGCAAGTGTATCATCTCAGTCAAGTTGGATTTTTTCGGCACAAGGTTATTGAGATGTGTCATACTGTTTTGTACCCTGGGTGTTGAAAGGCGGGATCTAAAACTTAATATTGGGcttatgatgatgatgaacTTGTTGGATTTGGGGGTTAAACTGATTATGATAGATGTGCATTGTGATAATCCTAGTCTACTGGAAGGAAATGTCAAGCTATACGAACAGTATAGgaattcttttagttttatggTTTAATGTTGCTCTCTTTACCATAAGTTCCTGATTGCGTTGACATAAAAATTATGTCTATACTCTCTGCAGTTCACTCTGAATATATCTGTTATACTTCATGTTGTAATGCATTTATAGGTTCCCATTTTTGAATCTAAACAGGATATTCTTTGCTTCATTGTCTATGTTTAGGATATATCTGGAATAAACTTGAATCTTGATATCCCGAAGTGGCTAAAAATCCTGCATTTAGACAGGCTGAATGCGTATGCAGGTAacattttcctttctctttagTTTGTGCATTATTATAGTCCAAGGATGCTTATATATTACCAAATGTGAAAGCTCATTCCAAGGTCACATCATCTGGAAAGCAGCCTTTATTTTTCTGTGGCTAGTCTGTGCAATCTATTAAAAAAAGTATTTCttggaaaaatataaaaagtggGGTATAACTTTCTTGCAATAGGATAGACAAAAAGGGAATCCTCATTGCTTAAAAGGAAGGGGAACTGGAAGATACATACTTCAAATACTATCGATTGAATATGCCTGCTGAATGAACCTGAGAACTATGCTTCTTGAGTCACCAATCCAAGGTTGCAGAGCATTTGTTTTAAAATGCTAGGAATGGTGCATCTGGCATGCCTTTGCTGAGAATAATGGAAGAGTTAAGATTCTTCCTGAAGCGAGTGTTTTCTTGGTATAACTTTCTATTAATCTCCAAGATGAAAATGTAATTAGTGTGGATATCACAAAGTGCGCCTCCAATTATGAAGGACAGTTATGCTGGTCTCCATCTCACTCAAACAGATGAAAGAAAATGAGGCCATTTTTGGGTTAGATTATGCATTACGAATTCTTGATTAAAAGTCTAGAATGGGGTCTTTTGTTGCTTGAGCTAAACACATAGGTATTCATGATTTCTTTCTGCACCTCTAGGTTGACTGGAGTCTTACAAATTtgtttatctttcttttcacttgttgcttcttgtttcttttggcATTTGATCAACTGCCGTGGTTCCAATCCATAAAGAAAACGATTAGAAAAATACTAGTAAAAAACAGTGACCTAGTAAGCTGTAAGACATATCCTGCATCATATAAATAatgaagaaatttaaatggaGAAAATACCTTGCATGTACACTCTAAATCGGTTTTCTTTCCCCTTCCTACCAATCTAGCTCTCCCTCTTTGAGGCGTTCTATGTCTTGGGTATGGAAAAGAGAGCGAGATGAACTTCCAAGGCTGTTAAAATGAAGAAGCTCAAATTTAATTTGAAGGACCAGCAATATTTATTGGGAATGTAAATACAATGTGAGAGTGAAGAAGCCTAATATTCTATCAAATTCATATTCTATTTTGATTCGTGAAATATATGTACCCTTATATTCACTGAGAAGTTTATAATTGGAGTACAACTATATCGACAAAAAAACTTGAGAAACAAATGCATCTGAAATAGGATGGGAATTAACCGTTTCTCCATGTGTGGGGTTTTATGCGTATGTGAGGGACTGAGGGGGGAAGAGAAGAGAAGGGAAAGAAGTAGAAAGAGTAAGACTGATTTGAAGAGAAGTAAAGTCGAAAAGAGAGGGCTTGGAAGAAAGAATAATAGGAAATAATGAGAGTGAATTGAAGAGAATAAACGTTCACTAGTGAAGATTATAGTTCACTTTACTTTTGCAGgagaatattaaaaaatatgctttagatGTTAGAATCCACTTTACCCAAGTGACTAAAATGTAAAGTGATTTAGGAGAATTTCTTTTCAGGTGCAAGGACAAAGCACCTAAAACATAACAGGTATGAATCTTGGTTTGGTAATTGGGCGAATCTTTAGCTTGATTTCTGGATTTGACTGCCTAATGCATTGAATATATGATGTTTACCTTTTCTGATGACACCAGTAGTAGGAGGAGAGAGATTGTgggggcggggggggggggggaacagGTTGACTGGATCAGTGATAGGACAGAAAGAGATTTTTTCAATGAAAGAAATTCTGTAAGATCAAATAGACAAGAAGATCTACAAATTAAATGTGAGATTGTGGGGTTTTGAGGAAAGAAAAAACTCATTGGATGTGGGAGACAGAATAATATCTGCATGGATAGAAGGAAAGTTGCCTAATTGTGTATTTACAACTTTATGTAGATGAATGCTTTCCAATTTACTACAGAATCCACACCAAGACAAGTTGGGTATAGACTACAGAGGTACCTATGATATTCCACACGGCTGTCTTTTGCCATGTGTAGTCAGTTAACTTTGTTCTCTGAAGTCTTTAGTAGTGAATCCCTTTTTATACTTAGCCTACTTGGTCTTAATAGTTCTCTTAGTCAACTACTAGCTTCTCAATTCTGTTTGGATATTACGTCACTGAAGCTAAGAAATGTTAAAACCATTAAACCATTATGTGTCTCTTTTTTACAATGTACGTATGCATATGCATGGATGTGCATATGCATGTACATCCATACATATGCATATATACAGATATGTATATTGTAATGAAGTTCTTGTCTTCTAGCATTTTGGTAATATCTTTCATGCCTTAGCTTTTGcttgtttttgaaatatcagtgcatTGGCTTGGAAAAAGAAGCAATGTATTCGAACCAACTTATTTATACACGATGGAGAAGGTAATCCTCATTACTGTTTAGTTCCTCACAATTAAATATACTGACTGTATATGAGGTTAACTAAAGTTCTAAAGTCCTTCCcattttatttaaaaagttGGATGATTTGTTGCTTTAGGGGTACTTTTTGCTGCCTGAAGAAGCCAGAATAAGGCACAACATACGCACCATAAATGTTAGCATCTCAGCATGGCATCCCTGCTTTGGAAACAGGTAAGATCTTTAATATGTCTTCTTGTTCCTTGGTCACTTCTTTGGTGATATCATTTGAACTTTCAGTCCTTTCTTGTCATAAGAAGAATAGCTAGTGGTTGGCGATTTTGGGGCAAGCATATTATTTATGATGAAGTTTTATCTATGTATTGAATTCTGGTAGATCATAGTCATGGTTTGGGTCAAGCCACCAAACTTTTGAGAGAAAATGCTAACCCTgtaaaatgtatatatatatatatatatatatatatatatagattgtttttcttttccttttgttttgtcatatTTATGAACCTCTTATTGGGAACTCAGAAAGGTTTGTCAGTTGCTCTTGTTTATAGATGGATTTCATATAGCAGTTCTAAAATTTATGTCATATGCTACAAGCAGCTGATATATGATTAATTCTGTGCCTTATGCAGTAGTGTTGACTAAAAATTTACTAATTTATGTGCAGCAAGTGAGAAATTCTCTGCTTAATATGTTTTCTTGATGCATTAACATAAGAGTCgtttatgaaaaaaaatgtttttctttAACTTTCTATAACTATTCTAAAGCCACTTAAAACAGGTGATTCTTGGTAAACCTGTTCAAAATTTGAAAGGATATTTTTCTTTGAATGTTCTGGAAATTAAAATCTGTTGTccataagaaaatttgaatgtaTTAGTAGCCCAGTAGAGCTTGTAGAATGaacatttttgtttttcttattcTAAGTGTAGAATAAGTTAGAAAAAGATGTCAAGAGCGTATATCATATTGAGTCAACTTTTGGTTTGAAGATCTTGAATACTCTTACTCTGAGCGGACAAAAAGAGAACAGACATAGATACAAATAAAcaactgtttattttgttaagcCTGGTTTGTGCTTTGAAGCATATGCACACAAAAATTCCCACCAGTATACttttatgtaatttttttttctgttcctTTCAGGTGGCAGCAACTTTTGATTAACAGACTGGTAGGGTATGATACTATTCTAATGAATAGTCTATTGAACTCTCCTGGTCAAGGTAATAAATGATCTCAAACTTGTTTTCTCTAAATCTCCTCAGTTTCTTTCTGTTTTCCACAAGAATTTATTGTTCTCTGCACCTTATAGATCCTTGCTTTTAGCTTGTTGTTAACTCAGTGATATGTGACtaagaaaaaaagtgaaaagtcaTATTTCTATCTTCTGTATGTCTTAAGGTGGATGGTCTGTGTATCAAATGACTCTCCTTCtgtaaatatttaattgcaattttttattccttttaatTTCGAAACCTTGGTAGACTTTAGATTCTGAAAGTAatgtttcttgttttctcatttGTCTGAGATTTGTTCAGTGTTTAGTATTGAAAGCATAACAGGTGCTGGATTGCTTCTGGACATTCTGACAATTATTTTACAATTTTAATGCAGGATATATTTACAATTACCAAACAAATGAGTTCTATAATCTTACTTATGCTCACAAGCAACCAGAAAGTTCTGCAAGATTTGGAGGTTGGTTACTTAAGCCATTCTCCTGTGATAATTCATGCGTTGCTCTTGTTCTGACAGTTAAAGATCTGCTAAATTAATTTGCATGTCCTTTATAATATATGAGCAACAAATTTTCCTGAAAGGTTTCTAAGCTGATTAGTTAGTTCGTATGGATGAACATCACcctcaaaattaaaaattaaggCTAGGCTGCAGGAAAATCAGCTTGACAATCTTGTTTTGGAGCTCTTCAGTCAATGGTGTTGCTATTGTGTTAGCACTCGCCTGTTGAAGGTGTGAATTGTAATGGAGAATGTATCCATTTTGTTGACTTAGATGTGAGACATCAAATATATGAAGCTGCAAATCTTTGAAATATCAGTATTATTCTCAGTTCACACTTTCCGATATCTAAAATTTTTGGTTGGCTGCTCTCTGTTTCCTGCAGATTATCTTGTTACCAAATGTGGTGTGCTGATGATGtcactttttgttttcttcacaACTACAATGTCAGTTTCCTTTACATTGAGAGAGACACAAACCCGCATGCTGAAGTTCACAGGTTTCTTTTTGATCCATTATCTGTTGTCTTAAAAACTTGGTTGGCTTTGGTGCTTTCCAATTTGGAGCACCAGATTGCACTTTTGATCAATTAATAATGTCCTGTTCATTGTTGACCAAGGATTTGTATCAAGAGTTGAATGTCAAAGCTTGGTAGCATTCTAATTACTTTGAACCCCTCAACATATGGATAATGGTCAGAGTGCTCATATTTTAGTCCCCGTCTTCCATCATTTATGAATTTTCTTTCATCCTGCAGTGCAACTCCAGCATCATGCTCGACATAGGCTTCCAACATTCCAATTGATATTCGTCCACGTGATTGAATCCCTTGTTTTTGTACCAGTAAGTGCAGCTTATgaaattattttattagttgAATTTCTCCTTTTGTATTCTTTATTTGGGAATTTTGATGTGCTAAATTGGAAATCATTTTACTTTTTGCAGATAATGATTGGCATCCTATTCTTCCTGTTTGAATTTTACGATGATCAACTATTGGCTTTTATGGTTTTGATTCTTGTTTGGCTCTGTGAACTTTTCACCTTGATCAGGTTCCCCAccctccttctctctctctctctctctgcgcAAGTAGTTAAATCACTAAGCATGTTGTACAATAACATCCTGTGATAATGAAATGGTGGTCCAAGTTTCAATTATGTCTGAAGGTTTAGTACTATTGCAGCTTCTTTAGCAGAAATTTAACCATGTTAGAACCTTGCACGGATGGAAGGTTATTACGCATAGCATTTTATTAGTTTCGCTTTCATTCTTAGAATGTCTAGTTGAGATAATAATTTGGTCAAATAGACATTTGCATGTCTGACTTGATCTAcctttaaatttgttttctaagaaaattctggtttcttttccttgcagtGTCCGCACGCCAATATCAATGAAATTCTTTCCTCGCTTCTTTCTCCTCTATTTTCTGGTGTTTCACATATACTTCTTCTCATATACCTATGGTATGGCTGGAACGCATTATTTATCTGGATTTGGCTTTCTGCTCCAGTGCACTTTTTCTTATTTGGTGTATCTTTTTTTGCAAGGTTTTTCATATCTAGCGCTTTCAACAACAGCAGCTTTTATGCAACACCTTATCCTGTACTTCTGGAATCGTTTTGAGGTAATAAATTCTTCATAATTCAAATAGCAACTTAACCGTAAATAGGTGTAATACATTGCTTTACTCAACACAATGTGCATTTGAATATACAAATTGTGATAGGTGACATATAATTATGATAGGTTTAATTTAATAAGGAAATAAATAATGGACAACAGAATGGCTACATATTGGATCTGTTGCACCAGCCATAATGATGCAAACAACAACAGAATGAATTTAGCAGAAAATATTGCAAACCTCGTGATGAATAATTCATGTTAACTTTATAGTAGTTTAGATGTGTAATATTcttttttccttacttttttcCACACTATAACATGCAAAGGTTCCAGCCCTGCAAAGGTTTGTACAAAACCAGAGGTCACATTTTCAGCAGCATCCAGACTTTCACATTACGTCCTCCACAATTCTTGCTTCAACACTTCATATCACAAGATTAAACACAAGGAACTCAGGAGCAATTAATTCGGAGTTGGCTTCTGGGCCCGGGCTTCGGGCTGGTGTGGGCCCAGCAGTGCCTGTAAATGGTCCAGCTGAATTTTCTGAATTTCAAGAACGCCCAGATAATGGAAACCCAGACAGGTTGGGCAATCCTCTCCAGCTAGATGGGCAGCAGGATCTTCGCCAATCAGAAGCCGGTGGTAACCCTGGGTCAATGAATTCCTTCAGTTCTTTGTTGTTATGGATTCTAGGAGGGGCTTCTTCTGAAGGCCTTAATTCTTTCCTGTCTATATTTCGAGATTTAAGAGATCAGGGCCAAGTTTTCACTGGATCTCCCCAGCAGGAAAACCATGTAGCACAGAATCCGGAATAAATAACAGAAAATTTGCAAATTGAGCAGCTTGACCATTCGAGTTGTGCTTTGCAGGGGAGCTATTTCAAGCAGGCTTCAGTGTACAGGTTTTAGAAGGCTGTGTACATTCTGTAGAGTTGGTATGATATTTCATGTGGTGCTTAAGGGGTGAGATCTAGCAAAAAAGACGATAGGCGAGGGCTTCTTCATTTGCCAACTGTAACATGATTAGCAGAGACTGATGGCAGTAATAGTGGGGCTGATTGTGAATTGTCCTGGTCAAATCATCACTCTCTATTGACCAGTTTGATTGAGAGATAAAAGGGTGACAACAGCCTACTGAAAACCTCTGTGGTGATAGATAgcttcttatatatatatatatatatatatatatgggcaAAGAACCTCAGCGGCCATTAAACTATTGACGGGATCAGGTTTTGGccatcaaattattttttattaataattggccactaaacaatttaatccataaattcGTGACCATTTCGTCATTAATTACTCTTAAGTTCTGAAATTAGAATTCCACGTGGCAATTTTCGGGGGCAATTTTGTCCGATAATTTACTGACCCTACAATTCAACCCCTCTGTTTCCGCCCCTTCTGAAACAGGGTACCCAACTCCACAAATCATGAATAGTCAttagatttttcttttcaactttgATTTCTCTACCCATAAATGGCACTTTTTCGTCTTCTCCATTTGCCATCATGTCCCACAAACTTCTTCTGCTTCCACCAGAACCTTTCCTCAGCGTCACCACAACCCTCGACTCACAAACCTCCCACGCTCAACGCCACTCTCTCTTTTCCCCCTCTTTCATTCAAACTCCCATTCAAGTCCCAAAGATTCAATCTTTTTAGTTCCAAGTCCCTTTTTCAACCCAAGCCCAACCCATTACTCAAAAttcagaaaatgcagaaaaaaataaccaagaagaagaagaagatgacgatgaaggagaagaagaagaattctcTAAAACCAGAATTTTAGCTGAGGTTGTTCCATGGACCTCCACTGTAGACGATTCAGCAGGTAGCGCTTCCTGTATTGGGAATTCTTGCAGCTGCTTCTATTACCTTCTATGCCATGAGCTTTAGAAAAAGGCGGGCAAGGAGGACGGCTGATAAAGACGCCAAGCCTTAGAAGATCCAATTCAATTCCTCTGATAATGGCAGGCATCATCTCATCCGTGTGTTGTTTAATCATTTCCTACAATGGGGTTAGTACCCCCTTTTTTTGAGTAAACAGAGGATTTGAGTTGTAGCTGGACAAAATTGCCCCCGAAAATTGTCACGTGGAATGCTAATTTCAGAACTTAAGAGTAATTAATGACGAAATGGTCACgaatttatggattaaattgTTTAGTGGtcaattattaataaaaaatagttTGATGGCCAAAACCTGATCCCGTCAATAGTTTAATGGCCGCTGAGGTTCTTTGccctgtatatatatatatatataggtagtGGCTCCTAGCGCTATTGAATTAAAAGTTTCTGAAGTTACTAGCTTTCAGAGTACTGTTGGGAATGCAACATGCCCTACCTCTCCTTCCTCAAGCCCATGTGCTCTCTAGAGATTTCCTTGTACAATACAAAAGCAAAGCTAATGAATGTGCCTCTTCTTGCTGCTTGGATATTAGATGTATATATCCTTTTCTCTGTGAGCAATGCGGCTGATATAAAAGCTTTGATGTTGTCAGTAGATAACGTAGCTTCTGTCCCGAAACAATAAAGGTATCTGTTTATCTTTTCTAAAGTTGAATTCTTTGCTTGGATTAGCTATAAGAATTTGGTACATGACTAGGAGTACGAGCCTGTCAACAACATGAAAGTTGCACATTTTAAACTGGCTCAAGGAGAAATGCTAGCAACTAATATAGCATATGGGATGTTACAAGCTGCTAGAGTCcaaccagaaattatggactcCTACAAACATCACGACAATAGATGAAATGTCATCTCGACTTCCCCTTTCAAGTGCTGCTTCGACCAGTTCCTTGGCTGCTTCTCAGCCATCTTTGACTTCTCTGATGCAACCAGAGGCCTCCTGGTTAGACATCACCTGCAGCGCAGAAACCGGAATATCAGGAATGAAATCCATTTGTCAACGGTAACAAAACTTGAGTAGTTTACATCAAAGGCAGCAAGAGGGGTGCTAGAAATTCTAAAAAAATTAGCTAGAACATCCTCAATTTCAGAAGAATATTCAAGTTACCACGTACTTATTTGGGCATGTTTGGACTCAATCAGATTCTGTAGCAGCTCATTTTTTGTTTATAACCACAAGGGGTAAA carries:
- the LOC113708848 gene encoding membralin-like protein At1g60995 codes for the protein MLTPKIRDFLEYLYLFIAVTLFCILVVMHANYVQQPGCSSELPKVNVSEAQLIQIKITSDGLWTWNESEYNEINGLEGRYADGKSEVESANGDEPTILSAKLGLDWLTSGAIRDKSPLKLWRTYGEFLESQAEGSTVGEGLEQSADDGVHKINKDASHSRFYMSPKESLKAAIVHLGRKWHGRVSFLWRIVKRILGGLWDISGINLNLDIPKWLKILHLDRLNAYAVHWLGKRSNVFEPTYLYTMEKGYFLLPEEARIRHNIRTINVSISAWHPCFGNRWQQLLINRLVGYDTILMNSLLNSPGQGYIYNYQTNEFYNLTYAHKQPESSARFGDYLVTKCGVLMMSLFVFFTTTMSVSFTLRETQTRMLKFTVQLQHHARHRLPTFQLIFVHVIESLVFVPIMIGILFFLFEFYDDQLLAFMVLILVWLCELFTLISVRTPISMKFFPRFFLLYFLVFHIYFFSYTYGFSYLALSTTAAFMQHLILYFWNRFEVPALQRFVQNQRSHFQQHPDFHITSSTILASTLHITRLNTRNSGAINSELASGPGLRAGVGPAVPVNGPAEFSEFQERPDNGNPDRLGNPLQLDGQQDLRQSEAGGNPGSMNSFSSLLLWILGGASSEGLNSFLSIFRDLRDQGQVFTGSPQQENHVAQNPE